In Desulfobacterales bacterium, one DNA window encodes the following:
- the larC gene encoding nickel pincer cofactor biosynthesis protein LarC, which produces MRAYFDCFSGISGDMTLGAFVDLGVPVQWLVDELKKIPLSGFELSATEVSVHGISAKRVNVDVLKESGSRNYSQIQSMILSSPFSQSVKDRSGDIFDRLATAEAGIHNCPNDSVHFHEVGGVDAIVDIVGTALCLEFLGIETIEVSKIPLGSGFVKCRHGTLPVPAPATLAILKGVPVYGTEIPFELVTPTGAAIVAALSRSFGKMKNMVVQKVGYGAGTYQLESTPNLLRIILGQEPIDPEEVQSKFESDTILVIETGIDDMNPEVLGYTMERLFAKGALDVCLFPVYMKKNRPGTMLQVLCHEDRKDEIVGCILAETTSLGVRYYASHRQKLKREKILVETSFGPVQVKKIKDPSGGVRIVPEFEVCKKIALERHIPLQRVYETIIKETLLK; this is translated from the coding sequence ATGCGGGCCTATTTTGACTGTTTCTCCGGGATCAGCGGAGACATGACGTTGGGCGCCTTTGTTGATCTGGGTGTGCCGGTTCAATGGCTTGTGGATGAACTCAAAAAAATTCCGCTATCCGGCTTTGAACTTTCGGCCACGGAGGTTTCTGTTCATGGAATTTCAGCAAAGAGGGTCAACGTCGATGTTCTGAAGGAATCCGGTTCGAGAAATTACAGCCAGATCCAGTCAATGATTCTCAGCAGCCCTTTTTCACAAAGCGTAAAGGATCGGAGCGGTGATATTTTCGATCGGCTTGCGACGGCTGAGGCCGGGATCCACAATTGCCCCAATGATAGCGTCCATTTTCACGAAGTGGGGGGTGTTGATGCGATTGTCGATATTGTCGGCACGGCACTTTGTCTGGAATTCTTAGGTATTGAAACAATAGAAGTTTCAAAAATCCCTTTGGGGAGCGGATTTGTTAAATGTCGGCACGGCACATTGCCGGTGCCGGCGCCGGCTACGCTTGCAATTCTCAAGGGTGTGCCGGTTTACGGCACGGAAATACCCTTTGAACTGGTGACACCGACCGGCGCAGCCATTGTGGCGGCCTTATCCCGTTCTTTTGGGAAAATGAAAAATATGGTGGTTCAAAAAGTCGGATACGGCGCCGGAACTTACCAGTTGGAATCGACGCCCAACCTGTTAAGGATCATCCTCGGCCAGGAACCGATAGACCCGGAGGAGGTGCAATCCAAATTCGAATCAGACACGATTTTGGTGATCGAAACCGGCATTGACGATATGAATCCGGAAGTTCTGGGATACACCATGGAACGACTGTTTGCCAAGGGCGCTTTAGATGTCTGCCTGTTTCCAGTCTACATGAAAAAAAACAGACCGGGAACGATGCTGCAGGTTCTGTGTCATGAAGATCGGAAAGATGAAATTGTGGGGTGCATTTTGGCGGAAACCACTTCCCTGGGCGTCCGTTATTATGCATCCCATCGGCAGAAACTAAAACGCGAGAAGATTCTGGTGGAAACATCCTTTGGGCCGGTTCAGGTTAAAAAAATAAAGGATCCGTCCGGTGGCGTTCGGATCGTACCGGAGTTTGAGGTTTGTAAGAAAATTGCGTTGGAAAGACATATCCCATTACAACGCGTATATGAAACGATCATAAAGGAAACCTTGCTGAAGTAA